The proteins below are encoded in one region of Tolumonas auensis DSM 9187:
- a CDS encoding YidH family protein, with protein sequence MPISESDPRVFFAAERTLLAWLRTGLTIIALGFVVSRFGLFIQLFEAQLQSIPAVSHTSLSAFMGILFVITGSLTIVIAAVQHYRYISQLPQTDLPPRYSKSFAVLLSFMLGILGMGLAGYLLLSQP encoded by the coding sequence ATGCCCATATCTGAATCTGATCCCCGTGTGTTTTTTGCAGCTGAGCGTACCTTGCTGGCCTGGTTACGCACCGGGCTGACAATTATTGCTCTTGGTTTTGTTGTTTCCCGCTTTGGATTATTTATTCAACTGTTTGAAGCTCAATTACAAAGCATTCCGGCAGTATCACACACCTCTTTATCTGCCTTCATGGGTATCCTTTTTGTTATCACCGGTTCGTTGACGATCGTTATTGCCGCCGTTCAGCACTACAGATATATATCTCAGTTGCCTCAAACCGATCTGCCCCCCAGGTACTCCAAATCATTTGCCGTCCTTTTATCGTTTATGCTGGGGATACTGGGAATGGGACTGGCCGGCTATCTTCTGCTGAGTCAGCCCTGA
- a CDS encoding polysaccharide lyase family 7 protein, with translation MKKLILLCLLSMASVQAATTYISPATGNFDLRQWKITLPIADSSGDAAEISPDEIMAGYASKYFYLDDKGKMTFWTPVNGKLATTPNSSYPRSELREIIGDNSRDDWNWEGHHTLQACVWVSQVSMSKKVIIGQIHSYGVPLVKLQWYNGDVYAQIKRQENGENGEIKTKLASPGANKFCYTIDSNAGVVNVSVAGGGTATYDYVGTDPNWKLQKFYFKAGSYCQEKIGADTTPGAGCKVRFGSMVSTH, from the coding sequence ATGAAGAAATTAATTTTGTTATGCCTGTTATCTATGGCATCAGTACAAGCAGCCACCACTTATATTTCACCCGCCACAGGTAATTTCGATTTACGTCAATGGAAAATAACATTGCCGATTGCCGATAGTAGCGGTGATGCAGCAGAAATATCACCAGACGAAATAATGGCCGGTTACGCCAGTAAATATTTCTATCTGGATGATAAAGGTAAAATGACTTTCTGGACGCCTGTAAACGGCAAACTGGCAACGACGCCAAACTCCTCATATCCCCGTTCCGAATTGCGTGAAATCATTGGTGATAATTCACGTGATGACTGGAACTGGGAAGGACACCATACCTTACAGGCATGTGTGTGGGTATCTCAGGTTTCCATGAGCAAAAAAGTGATTATCGGTCAGATCCATAGCTACGGTGTACCACTGGTCAAACTGCAGTGGTATAACGGCGATGTATATGCACAGATCAAGCGTCAGGAAAACGGCGAGAATGGTGAAATCAAAACCAAACTGGCCTCTCCGGGCGCTAACAAATTCTGTTACACCATTGATTCTAATGCCGGAGTAGTAAACGTTAGTGTAGCTGGTGGCGGCACTGCAACTTATGACTATGTTGGCACCGACCCTAACTGGAAACTTCAGAAGTTTTATTTTAAAGCGGGTTCTTACTGTCAGGAAAAAATTGGCGCAGATACAACCCCGGGTGCAGGTTGTAAAGTTCGTTTCGGTTCAATGGTCTCCACGCACTAA